The Lolium rigidum isolate FL_2022 chromosome 1, APGP_CSIRO_Lrig_0.1, whole genome shotgun sequence region CCATTGATTGTATATTATGTTTGCTGCAGACCTGACAATGAACTCGACAAGACCCAGTCAGGCCCAGATAAGAAAAGGAGTAGGCCGAAAGATGTCTTTGGCCGTTCATTGcctaccgagcaagaatttgaagtTCTGAAAAATGCTCCGAGGtacttttttcttgttttttgatGATGTTTTCAACAACAATTCAACATGAGACTTTGAACTTCTTCCGTCTGGACAGACATTTTCCCCGCTCTCTCAGAAACTGCCAACAGACAAGAGACATATTTTACATttatttctttccttttttttcatttctgtATGCTCTCCTTAGGTTACTGCTAATTCACTGATTTGATACATGTTTTGCTCTTATTCTCAGGTTGGACACAGGTGCCCCTGCTAGACCTAAACCATTTGGAGTTGAAGTTCGTAACGTTAGATGTTTAAGATGTGGAAACTATGGCCATCAGAGTGGTGACCGGGAATGTCCCATGAAGGATATTATAATGCCTAATGAGGAGAGTCGATTGAAAAGGGATGATCCACTTACAGCGATAAAGGCGCAAACTGATTCAAGTGAGGTTAGATTTTTTTATTGGAAGTGTACTTCATTTGCAGCTTAAAACGAAATAAGGAATACTGGAAATAGTGAGCTATACCTACCGGGTTTATAGCTGTCTGACCTTTCCCCTTGTTCCATACCTCTGCATAGGATCTTGTCTTTTATAGTAATctacttaatttttcatatttcgaTGTATCCTTGGTGTAATAGATGTGCTAGCTTTGTTGTCTTTTAGCCTTTTCTTCTAAGAATCAGTGGTCCTGAAAGTTCAAATATTGTGTTGTTGTATTGATTTCAAAAGGCAGATATTAACTCCTTTTGAGCTGAATATTTATCTGGTATCTGTTTCAAAGATATTTAAGCATGGTTATTGTTGTGGTATGGATGCACATATACATCCTTCTAACAAAGAACAATGTCTTTAGACTTATTTCTTATCTCATTGTATTTTGTTTAAAAAATAAGTTTTAATGTGAGAATTCCGTGTCAGCCTTTGAAGTGGGAGCTTAAGCAAAAGCCAGGCATGAGCCCTCCTCGAGGTGGATACAACCCAGATGATCCTAATCAGCAGATTGTAGGAGAAGATATATTTGATGAATATGGAGGTAGAACTTCTATGGATAAAACATACATTGCCGTCCCACACAAAAAATAATCTACTCTAAGATAAATTTATGCAATATTTTGACTTACATTTTCACATTTTAGGATTTCTTGGTGATATTGACATTCCGGCTCTCCTTACCAACTTTTCCACAAGTAAATCGAAGAAGAGTTCCAAGCGAAAAAGCAAGCACAAGGACTCTGAGCTTGGTGCTTATGCAGAATTTGGAAGACACCATAGTAGTTATCATTCACCAACAGATTCGGAACCTCAAAAGAGCATTAGGACATCAGCAAGCCAGAGAAAGAAAAAATATTGTTCTGAATCATCATATTCTGATGCGGAGGTGGAAGATGGAAAGCGAAGAGCTAAGCAGAAGTCAAGGCACAGGCACAAGAAGAAACATGTGTCTGAATCCTCTTCCGATTCGGAAGTCGATGCCTCAGATTTGGAGCCTGAGAAGAGCAATAGGACATCAGcaagcaagagaaagaaaaaatattgttccgaatcatcatATTCTGATGCAGAGGTGGAAGATAGAAAACGAAGAGCCAAGCAGAACTCAAGGCACAGGCACAAGAAGAAACACATGTCAGAATCCTCCTCCGATTCAGAAGTCGATGCCTCAGATTTGGAGCCCGAGAAGAGCAATAGGGCATCAGcaagcaagagaaagaaaaaatattGTTCTGAATCGTCATATTCTGATGCAGAGGTGGGAGATAGAAAACGAAGAGCCAAGCAAAAGTCAACGCACAGGCACAAGAAGAAACACGTGTCAGAATCCTCTTCTGATTCAGAAGTTGAAGTTGACACAAGAAGGCATCCTAAGAGAGAGcatatgaagaagaagaaa contains the following coding sequences:
- the LOC124697215 gene encoding uncharacterized zinc finger CCHC domain-containing protein At4g19190-like, whose protein sequence is GSGGGGLGRKIPAGEVELKEKSGTAWSHSFLNQKPWHPLSYPNQRRKWIAEQIHTNRARRDEEVQREFAQEQEFFRQTALFSKKDKEKMEVMKAVSFMYVRPPGYNPESAKAAEIEDEKRKMDQGDAGEGAVAASTSSIPDNELDKTQSGPDKKRSRPKDVFGRSLPTEQEFEVLKNAPRLDTGAPARPKPFGVEVRNVRCLRCGNYGHQSGDRECPMKDIIMPNEESRLKRDDPLTAIKAQTDSSEPLKWELKQKPGMSPPRGGYNPDDPNQQIVGEDIFDEYGGFLGDIDIPALLTNFSTSKSKKSSKRKSKHKDSELGAYAEFGRHHSSYHSPTDSEPQKSIRTSASQRKKKYCSESSYSDAEVEDGKRRAKQKSRHRHKKKHVSESSSDSEVDASDLEPEKSNRTSASKRKKKYCSESSYSDAEVEDRKRRAKQNSRHRHKKKHMSESSSDSEVDASDLEPEKSNRASASKRKKKYCSESSYSDAEVGDRKRRAKQKSTHRHKKKHVSESSSDSEVEVDTRRHPKREHMKKKKEAMEITPSSLSRDKGYTVSKRHSREKQHNSDSSSSESRWHPTRWQDKRSHSDASSSEDNRHSRRSREKRHRNMPDFPDSNRPSQRSNEKRDYTDLSAHESDRRARRPREKSRYSDPSTSEYSDSDRRNSHRRRRRK